Genomic segment of Dermacentor albipictus isolate Rhodes 1998 colony chromosome 5, USDA_Dalb.pri_finalv2, whole genome shotgun sequence:
atctccaccAGGCGAGTAGGAATCCTGGGAAAGACAAACAACAGGAACATGTGGCAACTTGTCTTCGTCTAATCCTGAATAAGAATGATGCACAGTCCCCTTCCATTATAGCACTATAGTGATTCTCTTCATCTTCGTTTCTCCTTGTGTCAATGTTTCGTTGTGCTACACTTTTCCATTATATCGACCGTCACAGGACCAAAGAAACTGATCAAGTTATTGGGTGGGTTGAATTAAACAACATACAGAAAAAGAcaccaaaacacaccactgattcgTTTGGCAGTATTGCCAGATTCTAATGCACCCCCAAATCAAATGCGccctttctatgtgtccaaagttGAAAACTAATGCAGAAATTACATCAAAGCTGCAAAACTAAGGATAAATCTAACGCTCACCCAATCTTTTAGCAAAAGAAACTGTTTCAGAATGGCAGTGGGTTTTCTGAAGTCAGCTTCACCGCAGGGTTTTTGAATGAggctttgccgcaatacatcCGTGTCATACGGCAAAGCATACGATCGTTGCGACGGCTGTTTAGGTATTGTGTCCGATTGCCCCACCAGGCAATTTTCCAGAATGGGGCATTCCCTGAAATTGAACTCAAACTGACGGAATTCGTCCGAgaacagcgagccgcgcatcttgctgtgagcgtggagctcatgcaggcaaaagccagggagcttgcgagagaaaaaggcctaacgagctccaccttcaaagcaagcaagcattgggtttatcggtatatgtgccgtgcaggattttcattgcgccggagaacttcaatttcacaaaagctgccggaatcgtttgaagagttactggtggctttccagcgccgcgttatttcgttgcgcaagttgaagaactttcagctagggcaaatcggcaatgctgaccaaacaccagtttatctggacatgccatcgcccctcaccgtgcacgaaaagggctcgaaacaagtttgcgtccggtccactgggaacgagaagacgcgtgttaccgtcatgttgtcatgcacggcagacggccgcaagctcccgccctatgtcgtcttcaagcgcaagacaaggccgaaaggtgagctgccgaaaaatgtcatcgttaaatgccatgagaaagggtggatgaatgagagtcttgtgctcaactggataaagtccgtttggtgtaggcggcccggtgcactgttgtcgttcccgtccatcctcgtgctggacgcgtttcgtggccatttggccgactcggtgaagaagctgttgcgtgattgtaatactgaactcgtcgttatccctggtggtatgacgtctcagctgcagcctctagatgtttgcgtcaacaagcctttcaaggacgcggtgaagcggtgctacgcagagtggatgcggtcaggtgaacctgcagtgacgccaactgggcggctgaagcgggcatcgccagccacgctgtgcaagtggatcgtggacgcatgggcgagcatcccagaagaccttgtgcgtcgcgctttcaagaagtgcgggatctcgaacgcgctcgatggcaccgAGGACGAGTACCTCTGGGAGGATATGTCAGACAAGGAATTGTCCGATGAAAGCGCAGCGGAGGACGACAGTGAATGAAGCGCTGAGTCCGATTTCAACaaatgttttccccgagtttctctcactcgtattatacgcgggtaaacctttttttttccatttctcgtcccagaaatttcacctcgtattatattcgggttcgtattatacgcgggtttttacggtatttttaatttttaattttgaACGGGGTTAGacataaaatggatatatcgaactctgcCACCCCAGACCATCTGCACTCTGCTGACGAATGGCAAGCTTTCTCACAACATCCTCAATGGCGCTATGGGCGTTGCCGATTGCTGTGCACTATAGCTGCATAGATTGAtggcgccgagggcgccatttgaacgtagagGTGTACACTCATGAcggcttggctagttcgacaacgTCAACGACGCATTTTAATTGCCGCACTGACTCCTCCTCGGTGCCGTGCTCTGCACGTGCCACACCTCGCGAGgactggcggtttgcatccacaaaggtGTGCGACAGCCcacgctcactgggctcactcgtagatgccttggcagacgccacttaatactttgttattgacagtgtttcccAATGCTTCGATTGACGGACGTGGCGATTGCAGCAGAAGTAACGGCCAAACGAAGATGCTGCCGAGGTTGATCCTGCAAGCATTGATGTTGCCCCACTCTCAACTTCAACTGGGGCTGTAGCTGCCTTGGCCCTTCTCAACGCTATTGCGACGCTATAGAGGGCACCGGCCTATCGTTTGTGGAttgtttagactatgttgaggactcaGTGTTTAGGCAcacggctgccaataagaagcaggctcaCTGCTGCAggactttcagccaaataaataaatactttgtgtgaagcttcaagtgacCTTTACTGCGCCACGACTGGGGCGCAatcggggatcgttgttcggagGGCATGATTGGTTGTGCCGGGCACGATGGGCCTAGACTACACCGACTTCACGGCTAATGAAGTTGGTGTTGCTTGGGCCAACTGCACACGGTGCAACTGAACGCGCAATCCCCGACTGCACCTTTGGTTCATTGattcatttgcacatttttatatCATTTTACATATTGAATAATGGCTATTTCGAACTATTTCGCGACCGCCGCGCTGTTAAATATATCGAAGTTCGACTGAATATAGCTACCCaccacggcagcttcaccgcaatactcacCTGCCCGTCTCACGTGAGAACGCCTGTCGGCACACTCAGTTTTTCATTTCAGCACCAGCAAATCTTCACCGGTGTCATTgcacgcggcattcacagctatcacagCCAATCCTATtccgataagcatcttcgcctatctctTTCACAGCACGTAGTGCTGTCGTAAGCACagcgcacgcttttaataggcgataagcGAAACACACTACCGTTCCCTGCTGTAGACTGCGATCGCATACGTTTTCCGGCCGCATGATcctatgtgaacaagaaaaggcgcaagGTGCGCGATTGAGAACAATATATAGctgcccgtctcacgtgaaaatgaCGGTTGGCACTGTTTCTTGCCCTGGTACTAGGAAGATGTGTGTCGCAATCTCGTGCCACAATGATCCGCACGAAGCTTcccattacgtagatgtcaacaattgTTAAGTCTGTCAAAtgttttagttacttcggatcgtacgttttcctGGTTAGTGCGTTTCTTCTAGTGGTTTTTTACAAAATGtgtgaacgaggttctactgtaactaacaagcacagtgtcaagcgggcacaagcaaacataataatatttggggttttacgtgccaaaaccactttctgattatgaggcacgccatagtggaggactccggaaattttgaccacctggggttctttaacgtgcacctaaatctaagcacacgggtgttttcgcatttcgcccccatcgaaatgcggccgctgtggccgggattcgatcccgcgacctcgtgctcacgtTTCACTCAAGGACCGCGGAAACGCGCTATCAGAACGCTGCAGTGATGAAGTGCCGTAGCAGGAGCAAGGGAATTGAACTTTGTGCTTTCTCTCGCTTCAAAGCGAACTAAGCGATGAGAAAAATGTGGTGCTCCTAAACGCATAGACTCTGCCCTCAcggcagattgctttgaagataaTGGGTGCGTGGGCATGCcattcgcagcagccgccagaATAGAACAGCTCTCCTGTTTGCACCAGTCCCACGCTTAAGTTTCATGGAATGCGAACGCCCATCATGCGGCTCGATTTCCGTCTGTCCCCGCCAACGTggtcactttccttttaattgtggcatcgtgatgaactgGGCGGTCTTTGCAGTTGGCAATTCCATGCTAATAGAGGAAACGCATAAAACTGGAAGACAGATGGTGAACTAACCTAAGCacaagtacagtcgccgaccgtttattcggacctcacggggactgcggaaatgtccgaataaacaggtgtccgaaaaagcagattaagaaaaaaaaaatgaaatcctttatttccacgagcttattcgggctcggcagtaagcttgaagaaatcgtgaatgcggcgttgcacgctgttccgtttacgcgcaatcagacaagcctgaatcttggagagggtcgtacagtcactataggcggctgaaagcacagtcactacTGTTTGTGcatgctccgcatgcgacggcagcgtagcacattgtgcgtcatcttccgactcggagtcatcgtccagcggtgtagcagaaacctgacgaatgatctcgccgtcgtcgagttctgcgcatgtcagtacagcagtgtcagcacctatgaaactgtcaaatgagacggtgtccggaatcgcaatgcaaccactgcgcaggtctcggcagaacattttccgcgtcagtagggagcacatcggaagacgacaaatcttaggcctcccggcacccgctagccggcattccccagcgaagtcagcgcgggcactgtcggcgccattagacacttcaCGCGATGTTTCCATACGCCGCGTTGGATccccgaaacctcgacacagcacaaaaaagaaaacaccaccgtgccgacaccagtcgcacaaacgaaaaacgtagcCTGCTCGCAGTGTCGtgtgcgaagaaacaaatcagctgctggattgttttgacatggcttactaagctgaaaccagaactgctgtagagccactctatcgaaccaggcagaaacgatgatgatgagcggggatttccagtagcgccacttcatggggcagcaaggaggctctgttcaaaacaaaaatggcgttcagccaGTCGAACTATGCGCCGGTCATAGTCGATGCATgatgctctcgatcgagttggctcaaggagcgtccgaaaaatcagacgagaggttgcaaggtgtccgaactttcggcagttgttatacgttatggtctatggggagaatggcggtgccgcgaagctgaccgaataatcggtcatgtccgaattttcggagtccggaaaatcagtcggcgactgtaccgcAGCAagtggaggaagctacggcagctaggctcgaagcgtgTATGAGGCAGCCATATTGAAATGCCAATGGTgatatggtaacacagatttagggtcGCACTCGATTCTAACGTGCACACAATTTTAGGAGCGGTCTTAGTGAAAAAGAACGTGCCcgttagattcaagtaaatatgaTGCATCTATTATGTAATGCCCCCAACACTGGTGcccttaaggggggatgagggtcttgaaaactttttttttatttctcaacaTATcctcctgaaaattggcatgcagatatatctttgaatgctgatcccaaatatatattcagattttatgtATCTCATCTAGAAATGAAGATATAGCAAAATAAttgatcccacataggtcttttcttacgggccattatgataatttcttaattaaaaaaacttgtttcaaagaatagctttcatttccaagggcccactgcacatcctaaagctaaagaaatttttaaaaagtgatcatagaggtcatgaatgaataacaaagtaggaagaaaaaaacaatgcaggagtaattagcttacatctgacctaactGCTAGCctattgggtttaatgaaaaatggaaagctttaggatgtagctgaggttttactgaaaaaaatgatacctaattcaataaaatcaattGATGCAAACActatgaaaagttctgtaaggcaaaggcatttgatcgaaaaagcaaagctgagaaaattgcattcaaagttttgcttactctgccacttttgtttacctatcacatggaaaaatttaatgctttagcatgcagcccagtcattactgaacacaataacaccaaactcacagaaatctgttcatgtaaagattgtgaaaacctctgtattgcattggcacttgacaaaaaaaaaaaaaaaaaaagctcagaaagtcgtcttcaCTAGCTGcaccgacgttcattagctcgaacttgcgggaagtcgcggacttcttcgccaatgaagttttaatgttgtctgcgtacttttcacgccccgcgcactccgcgcaaaacaccgtgtcgaagcgttgagcacgcgagctcggttcagccgcgtccgtcggcaccgaagcggcgtgcggaaacgccgaagtcgacgttaggcttagctcagccggctcggccgctttcgacgacacggaatccgaagcgacttgcagcgtctcaaaagttagcattttcgacgggcttagtccaggcgcatccaccggcactgcagagacttgcggtaacaccgaagttgacaccgatcggcactgtccagccgcgtccaccggcgaagctgttgttggcgagctcagtccagccgcatccaccaagggcacagcagcttgcggcatcaccgaagctgtagttctcgacgatgtagcgctcttattccatgcgcgcctctttttgctgactgcttttcgcgtgcttgctttcaagcacgcgtctcgcgccatcgtgacacgcggaacaacgacaccaggcacgcaaaagcaagaaattcttggttaaaagaagcgactcaatagccaaaatatctacaagaacgataaagaaaaaggcagaacgaaaaatactaggaaacaaagatgaatgcgaaaaatgacgtgcgcgccggcgaaagcagacgacgcggagtcgaacaacgcggccgcggggccgcggcaggcgtcacggccaatcagagggctgcgcctcggggaggcgcccgtttcacccaatcagcggctgtctcgcgacgatttcgcgcttgagaacgggtgcctggggtggcgatcgctccgctgcacgagggtctacagcatggcgaggggcgccagaatggagagcgggaaaccagctttcaaacgagaccaagatggcgccgatcggttcgcgtcgcgcggagctatggcagcttgaaaatgaggcaaaccttcgcgcttggcgttcaatttcggctcaccgacgtttctaaattacCGATTTTttaatacttcgagtaggaattgagccataataatttgtagaggcatagttgggacattaaagccTTCAAatacgcaatttttgaaaattgccatttttgaccatttttcgagatttcaagacccgcgtccccccttaaggaaAAAAACTACAACTGTCACAAGGTAAACCAAATGCTCCAGTTCAGCTACTGAGATTTCTTGCAGTTTTGTATAATATGAAAAAGGTTTATGCAAGTTCAATTAGTGAATCTGGAGCAGGTAATCTGTACATAACGGACAGAGGAAACGGCACTCCTTATGTTTCCTCTCTTGTTCCTGAGTGGGAATAACTAGAGAAGCTACGAAAAACCAAAGCAAGCAAAAAGTTTGTGTACTTTCAAGGATTGACTGCCAGCTATGGATTCTGTTTAGCAGTGTCCGTTGCGCCACCCGTCAACAGACACTTGTCCTGTTGACACTGTGCCCTACCCGAGTGCCTTTCTCATGGAAAATGTGTAGACAGTGCGGCACAGAGGAGAGCTGTACTGGGGCCACTCACAACTCCTCCGCCGTACGGTCCCCTTTTGCCAGCAAAGCCATCCCCCATGCCTCCCTGGTAGCTGGAGCCACTCTCACGGAACGGTGGTGGGGAGCTGTCCATGTAGGGCCCCGACTGCATGCTGCGTGAATTGCCGGTGGGTGTGCTGCCGCCTCCATACGGCGGTGGGGAGGGACCAACCTGCGGCCAAGAGAGCGAGACAAacataagagggggggggggggctagggaGAAATCAGCTACACACAAGGTACTTGAGCTTAAGTAGCATCCAGTGAGACAGACAGTGCAGAATACCAAACAAGAAACGTGATGAATCTGTCTTGGTTTCCACTGAAGCCTGTATGGCCATGCATCGTAGTAGAAGGGACACAAGCCCCATtcacatgaatgcgacagtggcgcatcgcatttccaagcgcatttgggaaaggcgatgcgacaccgtttacatgtagcgcattaactctcgctaaagcccctcaatttttcaaaagtagcgccattcttagatctttccgacaccccgctcaccctggcgcgtcctcctccacgcctcctgtcgccccagcctcctccgctcccccattggccaatctgtgtcacgtggaagcaggcgccgcgcttttgtatatttttttctttccagcgcgcgccgacctccattgttgggcctgcgcgacgaaagtacggcaggcggactgacggactacgttagcgtaatagaatgtgtagggccgagaacttaattgcgatgggatgctgctgcgccttcggttgccgcaacagacacagcgagggcaaaaagctttttgctttgccatccAGCGGGcacaacgcaaaaagaagtgtggattcgcaggatcgggcgggctgacttcgaggaagtggcaaaaaaTGCACGGCatagtgaagtaagggccacggctactcacaacctcttattttgagcctagttcacgccttccgcttcgaaaaagtgtgtgctcATGCTCTGTGTGGTTTTAAGCGCgttgttcgattttttttttttttcgaatgtgctctctttgtttcatgtagtttcgtcttgtagtgaaatgcacgcatctgcagctcgCCTGTGACaaaaaagcgactttattcagggtgtgttttgagctccaccagaagttaacacattctcgatgcttttgcaaggctcaatatgacttacgatgcagtcttttagcttcgtaTGTACGCCCACaagtattgatttggtttgtggtgattaacgtttttaacgttccgaagcgactaaagctaagatgcaggtcgtagtggatggctccgcataactttatctagctcgcctggggatgtttaatgtgcactttgatcgtagagtcgtacgtgggctggtaaattccttgttggcgtttcataatactcgcgcgggcgcgccagcgctgctttagaagttggcgcctcggcgcgattgtatttcttcaataaattttatttactagttgtaataccttgtcattatttcatattattgacggcacctccagggcaccaaagcggcaacgggaacaccaaagctagaaccagggctggatggggcccgccgaagcctgtgcatgccaagggggtataagatcgcggacagcaaattttgtatgcgaacactccctgcgacgcctgcattattgtaatgtcacgtgctcttcagaggcctcctttagccattacatgtgccctcctggagtagcacttgtaaaaaaaaatatatcgtcacgattaccaaagcaccccgcaatggaAAAAACGGCcatgttgccaggcattgctgactgCACCCAGCCATTCCGCCTGTGTACGGTCAGCAATCTCTCACGTGCCGGCTGCAGTATCCTGCAGGTAcataaatgaacctacgaaaccacgtacacatactttcacgcagtcaacacctgaaactttggtaattaggcgtgtgtttgagtacaccgcgtgcatgcgtcgtgtttcagcaacacgaactctcaacgtcgcgcgctttccgccttaaggggggacgcgggtttcAAAAgtcgaaaaatcgcgaaaaaaccgATTTTTCAAAAAGTATATATTTCGGCTATACGTGTTGTAAACTACCTTTCCTGTAATTATTAACGCCTAATTCACCGTGGAAATGCTTCTAATTCGATATACAACAGGCCACGGCAGCCCCCGAGCCGCGAGCGAACGGCGAAAATAACCAAACATCGCGCGCGCGCCATTTCCATGCCGCTgaaccgagcgccgccatcttggtcttgttttGCTTGTGAATGCTTGCCCTTTCCCGTGTTGccttcgccggcggcggccgcggcaTGGTAGAAGCATGGCTTGCACGAGATTGGAGGCCTCGAAGCAGTGTTTGAGGTTCCCGCGTCTCGAATTCGAGCTGTGATTGGACGAAGCGCGCGCTCCTGGAGAACGCGGGGGAGAgcgtggctgctattggctgcTGGGCACGCTGACACGTGGTCTCTCCCCCGGCGCGTCGTCTGCCGCTGCTCGCTCCGTTGACGGCGTTCTTTGTGCGCTCGCTTTACTCTTCACCATTTTCGAGATCGCTGTCTTCGCTACCGTCGGGATTCTTGTGGCGTGTTTTGAACGGTTTTGTGCACCCTACGGATCGTCGCGCGTCCGTTCACGATGGGCCCTAAGCGGAAATTCAAAACGCAACATGCGTTCGGTGCGCGGCGTCGTTCTATGAATGCCGTCCGCATGGCGAAGTTGGCAAAGCGCGTCGCCGGCGATTGCGGAGGCGCTTCCTGCAGTGCTGCCTCTGCTACACCGCTAGAAGAAGTCTGCGTTGCCACTTCCAGCGCCGTACCTTCCGAGTCAGCAATGCAAGGAGACGGCGTTTCAAGTGTGCCTGCTGTCCTGACCGCATCAACCTCGGCGATCGCGGCACCCTCTCTCGCGTCTGTCGCCGTGAGCAAAGACGCATCGTCGACCGTGCGCGTGAAAACGCACTTTCTGACGCCGGAGGAGATAGAGGCGGCGGAGGCACAACGTAAtgctgtgaaaaacaaacttggtGCCACGCCCGCGACGCTACGAAAATTTCAAGCGATGTCGCCCGATCCCGCACCTGCCACTGCTACTACCGTAGATGAGGTATTTTGCCTTGTGCAAATGTGTGTGTTCGGCCACCTGCTCTCCAAAACCTTGTGCCAGCGCTGCCTTTCAACTGGACTGACAATTCAACAAGGTACCCAGTTCGGACTGGCTACAAAGCGTGAGTTGGTATGCCCACATTGTGGGATTATTGCTAATTCTTGGAGTTCACCACGCCAGAACGCAGGAAATGCTTTTGAGGTGAACATCCGAGCCATTATGGCTATGAAGCAAATTGGTAAGGGGCAGACAGCTGTAAATGACTTTTGGGCTGCTATGAATGTATCTCACAGAGGACTTCATCACAAGACGTACCAGGAACATCTGAAGAAGACATTCAGGGGCCCAGAGACTCAACGCATGGAGAGTTTCTATTCAGAATCAGCAGCTGCTGTGAAAAAGGTTTACCAGGGAATGGACCCAGGATTTACCAGACACATTACTGTGGTCTATGATGGCACCTGGCACAAGCGTGGACACACATCCCACATTGGAGTTGGGGCAGTGATAGAGTATCACACTGGCCTCATCTTGGATGCAGTTGTCCTCTCAAACCAGTGCCTCGGGTGTCAAACAGGACCCAAACCAGAAGACTCAAGCTGGCGTGAGCAGCACATCTGCCAAAGAAACACTGATGCGAAGTCTGGAAGGATGGAGGTCGAGGCAGCCTTGATCCTTTTTGCCCGTTCACTGACAAAGCACAACCTCCGTTACACAACGATTGTGTCCGATGGAGACAGTGCCACCTACTCTGCCCTTGTGAAGGAGAATGTTTATGGGCTAGTCCCAGTTGTCAAAGAAGAATGCCTCAATCACGTGCAGAAAAGGATGGGGGCTGCACTGCGCAACCTAGTGCAAAAGAGTGATAAGGCATTGGGAGGGAAAGGAAGGCTGACAAAGGCTCTGATCGACAAGCTGACGGATTACTATGGCTGGGCTTTGAGAAACAACTCGAATGACGCGGCAGCAATGCAGCGTGCAGTGATGGCGTCCTACCATCACATCACATCCACCGATGCGGAGCCTCACCATGACCTATGCCCAGAGGGCGCTGGCTCATGGTGCCGCCACAAGGCTGCTGAGGCAAATGGCTTACCACAACCAAGGCACAGGTACAATCTGCCAGGCTATGTCGCTGAGGCTATGCTGCCTGTTTATCAGCGCCTCTCCGAGCCTTCCCTTCTTCAGCGGTGCCTTGGAGCGAAGACTCAAAATGCATCGGAATCATTTCATTCTGTTCTGTGGTCACTGATGCCCAAGGAGCAGCATGCATCCCTGATTGCAGTGGAGACAGCACTGAATGATGCAGTGATGCGGTATAATGCTGGAAACCAAAGGGCCACCAAAGAAATTTCTCTGTCTGCGGGGCTCACACCTGGCCACCTAGCCATCCATCGAGCCGTGGAAAAAGATGCCCTGCGCATGGGAAAGGCTGAGAAGCGAGGTCAAGCGAAGACTGAGAGGCGGCAGAGAAAGAAAGCCTGCAAAGACACCGCAAACTATTCTGCGGGGTCATTTTAGACCCAGAAATGTTGTGTCAAAACTTCAAGGGCCGTTTTCTCGAAATGAATTTTTTTCCT
This window contains:
- the LOC139060425 gene encoding uncharacterized protein, giving the protein MGPKRKFKTQHAFGARRRSMNAVRMAKLAKRVAGDCGGASCSAASATPLEEVCVATSSAVPSESAMQGDGVSSVPAVLTASTSAIAAPSLASVAVSKDASSTVRVKTHFLTPEEIEAAEAQRNAVKNKLGATPATLRKFQAMSPDPAPATATTVDEVFCLVQMCVFGHLLSKTLCQRCLSTGLTIQQGTQFGLATKRELVCPHCGIIANSWSSPRQNAGNAFEVNIRAIMAMKQIGKGQTAVNDFWAAMNVSHRGLHHKTYQEHLKKTFRGPETQRMESFYSESAAAVKKVYQGMDPGFTRHITVVYDGTWHKRGHTSHIGVGAVIEYHTGLILDAVVLSNQCLGCQTGPKPEDSSWREQHICQRNTDAKSGRMEVEAALILFARSLTKHNLRYTTIVSDGDSATYSALVKENVYGLVPVVKEECLNHVQKRMGAALRNLVQKSDKALGGKGRLTKALIDKLTDYYGWALRNNSNDAAAMQRAVMASYHHITSTDAEPHHDLCPEGAGSWCRHKAAEANGLPQPRHRYNLPGYVAEAMLPVYQRLSEPSLLQRCLGAKTQNASESFHSVLWSLMPKEQHASLIAVETALNDAVMRYNAGNQRATKEISLSAGLTPGHLAIHRAVEKDALRMGKAEKRGQAKTERRQRKKACKDTANYSAGSF